From the Nitrospinaceae bacterium genome, the window TTCTCGGCACATTGAATTTTTGAAAGGAGATTCTTTGATGAAGCAGTGGGTCACGATTTTAGTTTGTGCGGCGGCCGCTTTTGTTCTGGTGGTCGATAGGATGGATGCGGAAGCAGCTGATGCGGCTGCAGGGAAGGCGAAGTATCAGCAATTTTGCGGCGCTTGCCATGGTCCAAATGGCAAGGGAGATGGTCCGGCGGCGGCCAGCTTGAATCCCAAGCCTCAGGATCACTCGGATAGTAAGTATATGAAAAGTCTGTCCGATGAGAAAATTTTTAAAATTATAAAAATGGGCGGCGCAGCGGTTGGCAAATCGCCCACCATGCCTCCATGGGGCGGCGCATTGAGCGACGGCGATATTAATAATGTAGTGGCCTTTATTCGTTCGCTCTCTAAGTGAGGCCTCGGGATGTCCGAGAATTCAAAATATAAGGTTATTGTTCCCGATAGCGGCTATTGGTCCGAGATGGTGAAGTGCCGTGAAAGGTGTCCGGTTCACACGGATGCCAGGGGGTATGTCCGTGCAGTATCCGAGGGACGATTTGAGGACGCCTATCGGATAGCACGCGAGCCCAATCCGTTTGCCTCGGTATGCGGTCGTGTGTGCGCGGCCCCTTGCGAGGCGGCCTGTCGGCGCGGGGCGGTGGATGATCCTGTTTCTATTCGTTCGCTAAAACGATTTCTCACGAATCGCTACGGCCCGGAGGCCGAGCGTCCACTGGGCCAGGCGACGGGCACGCGCTTGGTGGTTCGTGGGCCGGAGACCCCGCATGTCCAGGCGCCGTGGGATATGACGGCTCTTCGCCGAGTAGGCGAGGCGATTCGGGATAAAACCAAGGGCCGCAAGGTGGCCATCGTCGGCTCTGGTGTGGCGGGGCTCACCTGTGCGCATGACTTGGCCCTCCTTGGCTACAAACCCACTGTGTTCGAGGCTCAAAGCGTGCCGGGCGGGATGCTCAAACTCGGGGTGCCCGAGTATCGACTGCCCCGGGATTTGGTTCAGGCTGAAATTCAGGCGGTTCTCGATTTGGGTGTTGAACTTAAAGTTGATCACGCCATTGGACGTGAATTCAATATGTCCGACCTGAAAAGGGATGGATTCGAGGCAGTGTTTATTGCCATTGGCGCGCACAAGAGCCGGAATCTGCCTATCGAGGGGGTGGAGCTTGACGGCGTTTTCCGGGCGGTTGAGTTTTTGCTCAACGTTAACCTGGGCTTCAAGGTGGACCTTGGCGAGAGGGTGGTTATCGTCGGCGGCGGTGATGTGGCGATGGATGCCGCCCGCACGGCTTCTCGAGAGATAAATGCCGAGCCTGGGGACGAAGATAGGTCGACCATGTCAGAGACGGTGGATGTTGCCCGTGAGGCTCTGCGTATGGGCGCCCGCGATGTTCGAATGGTGTGTCTTGAATCCTGGGAGGAGATGCCGGCGAGCACCTTGGAGGTGGAGGGCGCACAGGGCGAGGGTATTGAGATCCATCCGCGTTGGGGACCAAAACGGATACTTGGGGAAGGGGGACAGGTGCGCGGGCTTGAGGTGCAAGGCGTTGCGCGCGTGTTTGATGAGCAGGGGAAATTCAGCCCCGAGTTTGTCCCCGACTCTGAGGAGGTAATGAATTGCGACTCGGTGATACTCGCCGTGGGGCAGGCGCCCGAGTTGTCGTGGATTCGGCCCGAGGACGGAATTGAAACGGACCCGCGAGGGACCATCAAGATCGATCGCGAAACGCTGGCGACGAGCGCGCCGGGCGTATATGCCGGCGGCGACGTGGCCTTTGGGCCCCGAATTTTTATCGAGGCGGTTGAAAACGGTCATCGCGCGGCGAACTCAATGCATCTGTTTCTGGGGGGGGAGGCGAGCGCGGCGAAAACGGAGGGGAGCTGGCACAAGGTCGATTTCTTCAGACAATCGCGCCTTCGCATCGGCGAGGCTGAGAAAACGCTCCCCGTGGTTAATCCAGCCTATCGCACCTCCAAGCGCGAGGAGGCGCCCAATCTTCCCATCGAGCGCCGCATCGGGATTGCCGAGGTTGAGCTTTCCTATTCTGCCGAGGATGCCAGCGAGCAGGCCTCCAGGTGTGTTCAGTGCGCGATTAACACGATTTTTAACAGTGATAAGTGTGTGATGTGTGGGGGCTGCGTGGATGTTTGTCCCTCGGCATGTCTTCGCATCGTGCCCCTTGCGCAGCTAGAGGGCGGATTGGAACTCGATAGCTTGACGAGGGCCCGCTATGGGGAGGCGGGGGCGATGAGCGGCGCGGCGATGCTCAAAGATGAGTCGGCCTGCATCCGGTGCAGCATGTGCGCCATGCGCTGCCCGACCGGAGCGATAACGATGGAGCAATATCGGTTTTCCACAACTTTGGCGGGTGCGTCTGGCCCGGCTGTCGTTTAGGGGAGTGTGTACGTGAGCCAAGAGATTGAGGGAATGCAGACTGATGGCGCAGGGGGGCAAGATCCGGAGCAGATAGGCGGCTTCTCTCGCCGCTCTTTATTGTCGATAGGATGGATTGCCTCCCTCGTTTCGATCATCGGGCCCGGCGTAGCCAACATTCGCTATCTATTTCCAAATGTATTGTACGAAACACCCACGGCTTTCAAGTTGGATAAGCCCGCAAATTATCAGCCGGACTCGATAACATTTATCGAGGACAGA encodes:
- a CDS encoding cytochrome c, which gives rise to MMKQWVTILVCAAAAFVLVVDRMDAEAADAAAGKAKYQQFCGACHGPNGKGDGPAAASLNPKPQDHSDSKYMKSLSDEKIFKIIKMGGAAVGKSPTMPPWGGALSDGDINNVVAFIRSLSK
- a CDS encoding FAD-dependent oxidoreductase, with protein sequence MVKCRERCPVHTDARGYVRAVSEGRFEDAYRIAREPNPFASVCGRVCAAPCEAACRRGAVDDPVSIRSLKRFLTNRYGPEAERPLGQATGTRLVVRGPETPHVQAPWDMTALRRVGEAIRDKTKGRKVAIVGSGVAGLTCAHDLALLGYKPTVFEAQSVPGGMLKLGVPEYRLPRDLVQAEIQAVLDLGVELKVDHAIGREFNMSDLKRDGFEAVFIAIGAHKSRNLPIEGVELDGVFRAVEFLLNVNLGFKVDLGERVVIVGGGDVAMDAARTASREINAEPGDEDRSTMSETVDVAREALRMGARDVRMVCLESWEEMPASTLEVEGAQGEGIEIHPRWGPKRILGEGGQVRGLEVQGVARVFDEQGKFSPEFVPDSEEVMNCDSVILAVGQAPELSWIRPEDGIETDPRGTIKIDRETLATSAPGVYAGGDVAFGPRIFIEAVENGHRAANSMHLFLGGEASAAKTEGSWHKVDFFRQSRLRIGEAEKTLPVVNPAYRTSKREEAPNLPIERRIGIAEVELSYSAEDASEQASRCVQCAINTIFNSDKCVMCGGCVDVCPSACLRIVPLAQLEGGLELDSLTRARYGEAGAMSGAAMLKDESACIRCSMCAMRCPTGAITMEQYRFSTTLAGASGPAVV